The Terriglobales bacterium genomic sequence GACGTCTGCGTCTCTTCCTGGAACCGGCTGGCGCCGAACACCATGCCGGCGATGGCCAAGTCGGGGGCCAACTACATGAATTCGCAGCTCATCAAGATGGAAGCCATCGTGAATGGCTACGTCGAAGGCATCGCGCTCGACGTCAACGGCTACGTCAGCGAGGGTTCGGGCGAGAACCTCTTCCTGGTGCGCAACGGCACGTTGCTGACCGCGCCCCTGGGGAATTCGGTGCTGCCCGGCATCACTCGCGACAGCGTCTTGCAACTGGCCCGGGAGCTGGGCATCCCGGTGGTCGAGCAGATGATCCCGCGCGAGATGCTCTACATCTCCGAAGAGGTCTTCTTTACCGGCACCGCCGCCGAGATCACGCCCATCCGTTCGGTGGACAAGATCGCGGTCGGCGACGGCAAGATCGGACCGGTCACCAAGCGCCTGCAGAAGGAGTTCTTCGCCATCCTGCAAGGCGCGGCGCCGGACCGCCACCACTGGTTCACGCCGGTGCCGGTGCAGGCCAGGCAGCCAGTCACGGTCTAGCGCATGGTCCAGAGCGCATAGCTCATAGCTCATAGCGCATCGTCCACAGTTGGGCCGGCCTGAGGTCGGCCCCGTTTTTTCTATGCTCTATGTACTATGCGCTCTGTACTCCAGCCTCAGAACGTGGTACTTTTCCCCCCACTTGGAACAGCTCCCCTAGACGAGACCAGCTATGCATATCGATGATTTGCTGAAGATCGCAATGGAGCGTAAGGCTTCGGACTTGCACCTGAAAGTGGGCAACTTCCCCCACGTGCGAGTGGACGGCGAACTGGTCCCGCTGAGCGACCAGCCGCGCATCTCGGCCGAGGACATGCTGAACATGGCGTTCAGCATGATGTCGAACCGCCAGAAGCAGAAATTCAAAGAGAATGCCGAGCTCGACATGGCCTACGGCGTGGCCGGACTGGGACGCTTCCGTGTGAACGTCTTCCAGCAGCGCGGCAACGTCGGCCTGGTGCTGCGCGTCATTCCCACCAAGATCAAGCCGCTGGACGAGCTCTTCCTGCCCAAGATCATCGAGCAGATCTGCGAAGAGCAGCGCGGCCTGGTGCTGGTGACCGGCGTGACCGGCTCGGGCAAATCCACCACCCTGGCGGCCATGATCGACCGCATCAATTCCTCGCGGCCGGAGCACATCATCACCATCGAAGACCCCATCGAGTTCCTGCACCGCGACAAGAAAGGGTTCGTCAACCAGCGCGAGGTCGAGGTGGACACGCCCTCGTTCGGCAGCGCCTTGCGCGCCAGCCTCCGCCAGGACCCCGACACCATCCTGGTGGGCGAGATGCGCGACCTGGAGACCATCCAGACCGCGCTGCACGCCGCCGAGACCGGCCACCTGGTGTTCTCCACCCTGCACACCCTGGACGCGGTGGAGACCATCAACCGCATCATCTCCGTCTTCCCTCCCCCGGAGCAGAAGCAGATCCGCATGCAGATGGCGGCGGTGCTCAAGGCCGTGGTCAGCCAGCGCCTGGTGAAGCGCGCCGACGGCCCAGGCCGCGTGCCCGCGGTCGAGGTGCTGGTCACTACCGCCTATATCCGGGAATGCATTATCACCCCGGAGAAGACCCGCAGCATCAAGGAAGCGCTGGCCGCCGGCGTCTCCCAGTACGGCATGCAGACCTTCGACCAGTCGCTCTACGAGCTCTACACCAAGGGCCTGATCTCCTACGAGACCGCGCTGGAGAATGCGTCGAACCCCGACGACTTCAAGCTGCGCGTGCAGGGCATCAGCTCTACCGCCGACGCCGCCCGCGACGAGATGCAGCAGGCCGGCTTCGGGCACTAACCCCATCGGCAACTGGACCCGCGCTGCGGCGCGGGTCTTTTTGTCTTACCAACCATATTCAGACCCGACGTCATCCTGAGGGCCTTTAGGCCCGAAGGATCTCGCGTGTCCCACATCGGCCATCGGTCGTGCACGCGAGATCCTTCGGTCGTCCTTCCAGGACTCCCTCAGGATGACGCCCATCTTAGGGAGTGGTATTTTCAGCCTGTGGGCTTCCGGTCGAAGAAGACGTCAGATGCGGGCGTGCTCTACGAGTACGCGGTCGGGGCGCTGGGGCGGAAGATGCGCTCGGTGGCCGAACTCAAGCGCCTGTTGCGCCAGCGGGTCGCGGCCGGCGACCAGGGAGAAGCCCTGGTCGAGGCGGTCATCATCAAACTGAAAGAACAGAAGTACCTGAACGACGCCTCCTACGCCGCCGCTTACTCCACCTACCGCAAGGAGAACGAGCGCTTCGGCCGGATGCGGGTGATCGCCGACCTGAAAGCCAAGGGCGTGCACGGCGAGGTGATCGACAAGGCGGTCTCCGCCGCTTACGCCGGCAGCGATGAGGAGCAACTCGCCCGCGCCTATCTCCGCCGGAAAAATCTGAGGAAGCCGACCGATGAGAAGCAGGCCGCACGCATCTTCCGCTCCCTGAGGCGGGCGGGCTTCACCAGCCGCACCATCATCCGCATCCTGAAGAATTGGCATGTGGACGACGAGGTCCTGACCGCGCTGGAGTCGGAGGAGCAAAGCGGTTAGCGGTCAGCTCACGTGAGGGAAGGTGTGGCTA encodes the following:
- a CDS encoding branched-chain amino acid transaminase, with translation MAINKTEKIWHNGKLINWDDATLHVMSHVVNYGSAVFEGVRCYARKDGAGIFRAAEHMQRLLDSSKIYRMELPFTRDELVRAMVEVVAANRIVPCYIRPIVLRGYGQIGVNPFNSPIDVYIVNYEWGKYLGSGKADEGVDVCVSSWNRLAPNTMPAMAKSGANYMNSQLIKMEAIVNGYVEGIALDVNGYVSEGSGENLFLVRNGTLLTAPLGNSVLPGITRDSVLQLARELGIPVVEQMIPREMLYISEEVFFTGTAAEITPIRSVDKIAVGDGKIGPVTKRLQKEFFAILQGAAPDRHHWFTPVPVQARQPVTV
- a CDS encoding type IV pilus twitching motility protein PilT, which gives rise to MHIDDLLKIAMERKASDLHLKVGNFPHVRVDGELVPLSDQPRISAEDMLNMAFSMMSNRQKQKFKENAELDMAYGVAGLGRFRVNVFQQRGNVGLVLRVIPTKIKPLDELFLPKIIEQICEEQRGLVLVTGVTGSGKSTTLAAMIDRINSSRPEHIITIEDPIEFLHRDKKGFVNQREVEVDTPSFGSALRASLRQDPDTILVGEMRDLETIQTALHAAETGHLVFSTLHTLDAVETINRIISVFPPPEQKQIRMQMAAVLKAVVSQRLVKRADGPGRVPAVEVLVTTAYIRECIITPEKTRSIKEALAAGVSQYGMQTFDQSLYELYTKGLISYETALENASNPDDFKLRVQGISSTADAARDEMQQAGFGH
- a CDS encoding regulatory protein RecX, which produces MGFRSKKTSDAGVLYEYAVGALGRKMRSVAELKRLLRQRVAAGDQGEALVEAVIIKLKEQKYLNDASYAAAYSTYRKENERFGRMRVIADLKAKGVHGEVIDKAVSAAYAGSDEEQLARAYLRRKNLRKPTDEKQAARIFRSLRRAGFTSRTIIRILKNWHVDDEVLTALESEEQSG